One stretch of Thermoprotei archaeon DNA includes these proteins:
- a CDS encoding nitrite/sulfite reductase translates to MPGASELENVLRFADRFTLGFENGNGSQFFLRVSIPNGILTTEQFRIIAKLAETYGKGYAEVTDRQDIQLHWIDPEKAFEIFSILDQIDFTTDKCGQSYPGARYGDVRNIVGCPVAGVDKHEIFNAYPLIKEIKRFFAGNKDFLDLPRKFKISISGCAINCSSPEIQDLGLIALARGEKIGFIPFVGGGLGYPPKLAKPLSIIINPEDVVKFVIAVVEIYRDYGRRDSKAKARFKWLVEELGCEKIKEMIENKLGITFEKYDYTQLLISGKEHTGINPQKQDNLWYICVPLLGGRLDSKQMFSFASIAEKYGWPEIRLTPHQNIILVGVQASNIKIVLNELEKIGLRVDTMSMKYYGIACAGGFCSRSPEDPKTRLNEIITYIESRFPKELVKDIRIYISGCPNACGKHPIGDIGLQGVYIRDGDNTHAGYNIFLGGGLGYLPSFARLVKRGVKADDIKFYIEKIIDAYLRNRINNESFKDFCSKYTDNELQKIVEGCV, encoded by the coding sequence GTGCCTGGAGCGTCAGAACTTGAAAATGTGCTAAGGTTTGCTGATAGATTTACTCTTGGATTTGAAAATGGTAACGGTTCGCAATTTTTCTTGAGAGTGTCAATTCCTAACGGCATTTTGACAACCGAACAATTTAGAATTATTGCAAAATTGGCTGAAACATATGGTAAAGGATATGCTGAGGTCACTGATCGACAGGATATTCAGTTGCATTGGATTGATCCAGAGAAAGCGTTTGAGATATTCAGTATTTTAGATCAGATTGATTTTACTACTGACAAATGTGGTCAGAGTTATCCTGGCGCACGATATGGTGATGTGAGAAATATTGTTGGGTGTCCAGTTGCTGGTGTTGATAAACATGAAATATTTAATGCATATCCATTAATTAAAGAGATAAAGAGATTTTTTGCCGGAAACAAAGATTTTCTTGACTTACCGAGGAAGTTCAAGATATCAATTTCAGGGTGTGCAATTAATTGTTCGTCGCCTGAGATTCAGGATTTAGGATTAATTGCCTTAGCTAGAGGAGAGAAAATAGGATTCATACCATTTGTGGGTGGTGGCCTTGGGTATCCACCTAAGCTAGCGAAGCCTTTAAGCATTATTATAAATCCTGAGGATGTAGTTAAGTTCGTTATTGCTGTCGTTGAAATATATCGTGATTATGGGAGACGAGATAGTAAAGCAAAAGCTAGATTTAAGTGGTTAGTGGAAGAATTAGGTTGTGAAAAAATAAAAGAGATGATCGAAAATAAATTAGGAATTACCTTTGAAAAATATGACTATACACAATTATTGATTAGTGGTAAAGAGCATACCGGTATAAATCCTCAAAAACAGGACAACCTCTGGTATATTTGTGTACCACTTTTAGGCGGTCGTTTGGATTCAAAACAAATGTTTAGTTTTGCATCCATCGCAGAAAAATATGGTTGGCCAGAAATAAGACTCACACCTCATCAGAATATAATACTTGTAGGTGTTCAAGCAAGTAATATAAAAATTGTACTTAACGAATTAGAAAAAATAGGATTGAGAGTAGATACCATGTCTATGAAATATTATGGCATTGCATGTGCAGGAGGTTTTTGTAGCAGATCACCAGAAGATCCTAAAACTAGGCTTAATGAAATAATCACATACATTGAGTCTAGATTTCCTAAGGAGTTAGTAAAAGATATACGAATTTACATCAGTGGTTGTCCAAATGCGTGCGGTAAACATCCTATAGGAGACATTGGTTTACAAGGAGTTTATATAAGAGATGGTGATAATACGCATGCAGGCTATAACATATTTCTAGGAGGGGGTTTAGGTTATCTACCTTCGTTTGCGCGACTTGTTAAAAGAGGCGTAAAAGCCGATGATATTAAATTTTATATTGAAAAAATAATAGATGCTTATCTTAGAAATAGGATTAATAACGAAAGTTTCAAAGATTTTTGTAGTAAGTATACAGATAACGAATTACAGAAAATTGTTGAGGGGTGCGTTTAG
- a CDS encoding CDP-2,3-bis-(O-geranylgeranyl)-sn-glycerol synthase, with amino-acid sequence MLNITDVILSIIYIFPAYVANGTPVVVYRLLNGKTTPIDRGIIAWDGQRLLGDGKSIEGFVSGTIIGSVTGFVISFLMPYLYKNPIEYLLLSIGAMTGDLIGSFIKRRLKMERGAPFPLIDQTGFITIALLLVWMMVGLPNWIDLELIFIILIITFILHIATNILAYIVGIKNKPW; translated from the coding sequence ATGTTGAATATAACTGATGTGATATTATCGATCATATACATTTTTCCAGCATATGTTGCAAATGGTACACCAGTAGTGGTATATAGGCTACTTAATGGAAAAACCACACCAATCGATAGGGGAATTATTGCATGGGATGGTCAAAGGTTATTAGGTGATGGAAAAAGCATCGAAGGATTTGTAAGTGGAACAATAATTGGTTCAGTTACTGGATTTGTTATCAGTTTTCTTATGCCTTATTTGTATAAAAATCCCATTGAATATTTGTTACTATCAATAGGTGCTATGACGGGTGATTTAATAGGTTCTTTCATTAAAAGACGGTTAAAAATGGAGCGCGGTGCACCATTCCCTCTTATAGACCAAACAGGTTTCATCACTATAGCATTACTTTTAGTTTGGATGATGGTAGGATTGCCTAACTGGATCGATCTAGAACTTATTTTTATCATACTTATAATAACTTTTATTCTTCATATTGCAACAAATATTTTAGCTTATATAGTAGGCATAAAAAATAAACCATGGTGA
- the folP gene encoding dihydropteroate synthase, whose translation MRRLARLGKLQVGENQPVRIMGVINVSPESFYKGSVRTKIDDIVETAISMSRNGADVIDVGGMSTAPYLSTWIDEDEEKRRIVEAIKAIRDNIKITISIDTQRSRVAEKAIEAGADVINDVSGLKHDPEMIRIAKEYDVSLILVAHERQPRLGTPIQRVISALKESLDLTRKLNIDENKIVVDPGIGFFRYPEIPWYEWDINVIANINQLAELGKPICIGVSRKSFIGKILSIERPEDRLIGSVAAVSIVVLKGVNMVRTHDVPETIQAVRLSEAIRKAETGGYVEYN comes from the coding sequence ATGAGAAGGTTAGCACGTTTAGGCAAACTTCAGGTAGGTGAAAACCAGCCAGTGAGAATCATGGGAGTAATAAATGTAAGCCCAGAATCTTTTTATAAAGGTTCAGTGAGGACCAAAATTGATGATATCGTTGAAACTGCTATTTCTATGTCTAGAAATGGAGCGGATGTCATAGATGTTGGCGGAATGAGCACTGCTCCTTATCTTTCTACATGGATTGATGAAGATGAAGAAAAAAGACGTATTGTAGAAGCTATAAAAGCAATAAGGGATAACATCAAAATTACAATATCCATTGATACGCAAAGAAGTCGAGTCGCTGAAAAAGCGATAGAAGCTGGTGCTGATGTAATTAATGATGTATCAGGCTTAAAACATGATCCAGAAATGATACGTATAGCAAAAGAATATGATGTATCATTAATTTTGGTTGCTCATGAAAGACAACCAAGGTTAGGAACACCTATACAAAGAGTAATTAGTGCTTTAAAAGAAAGTTTAGACCTTACTAGAAAGCTTAATATTGATGAGAATAAGATTGTAGTGGATCCTGGAATAGGATTCTTTAGATACCCTGAGATACCATGGTATGAATGGGATATTAATGTCATAGCAAATATTAATCAATTGGCAGAGCTTGGAAAACCAATATGTATAGGAGTTTCGAGAAAATCATTTATCGGCAAAATACTCTCCATAGAAAGACCTGAAGATAGGTTAATTGGTTCCGTTGCAGCGGTATCAATCGTTGTTCTTAAAGGTGTAAATATGGTTAGAACACACGACGTTCCAGAAACAATACAAGCTGTTCGTCTTTCTGAAGCTATAAGAAAAGCTGAAACAGGTGGATATGTTGAATATAACTGA